Genomic segment of Oceanimonas sp. GK1:
CCTGCACCACAAACCCCGGGATCAGCCGGTGAAACAGCGAGCCCTCGTAACTGCCGTCGTCAACGTAGCGCAGAAAATTGGCCACGGTCTGCGGCGCCGCTTCTTCATTCAGCTCCACTTCCAGGGTGCCCAGGCTGGTGACCAGCTCGACCCGGGGCCCGGCCAGGGCGGTGGCGGACCACAGCCCCGCCAGCAGGATTAACATTTTTTTCATTCGTTACTGTCCGTTCAATATCAAACCGTGTAATGGCTTGCGTCATGCCGGGCTCGACCCGGCATCTTGCTACAGATGGTGCATACTGCCCGAGATTCCGGCTCAAGGCCGGCATGACGGTGAGTTGTCAGTTACCGTTAATAAAGTTCTGTACGTCACGATCGGACAACATGTCCTGCACCATCAGCGACAACTGGCGGTCGAGGGCCTCGGTCACCTTGTCCAGCTCCGGGTGCAGGCGGCCGGGGAATTCCTGCTGGGCACTGCGGCGATACTGCTTGGTCACACGGCGGCCATCCCGCTCCAGCACCAGCTGTACCCGCACCTTCTGCACCACGTCGTAACTGATGTGGCCGCGGATCACCCGAGACAGCACTTCCTGCAGTTCCAGGGTGACACGGGTGTTGGCACCTTGCTCGATAAAGGCTCCTTGAGTACTGAACCCCTGCGCCAGGGCCTGCTCCATTTGCAGCCGCAGGTTGTTGGCGGCACCCACCACCACC
This window contains:
- a CDS encoding YajG family lipoprotein yields the protein MKCINWLTAPLLALGLTACASYYPIAVDVNPAPAEVGGGVYRGQTLALSSTDNRASDFIIQIEQKDKSPVVVGAANNLRLQMEQALAQGFSTQGAFIEQGANTRVTLELQEVLSRVIRGHISYDVVQKVRVQLVLERDGRRVTKQYRRSAQQEFPGRLHPELDKVTEALDRQLSLMVQDMLSDRDVQNFINGN